TACTGTTTAGTATTCAACTTTTATCATCTTATTTTATAAGACCTAACATTATCAGACCTAAACAAGTGTGTTCTTGTAGTTGGTTAGAAGAATAGTCATGGTGATTTAATTCCGAAATTGACCTTTGAGCCTGAAGTCAAATATATATACCTatgataataattaaataatccACCCAAACCTTGGCTGCCCGTATATTTGGGGCAGCTTGTCCTTCACCCGCATCCCCATCCCCATCCCCATCCCCATCCCCATCGGGCAGTATCAACTGAACCACCACAACCTCTCTCTATCACACTATAAATTCTGCACGACGCTGCTCTAAAAGCTACCGCTTTTCCACACACTTGAATTTTCTCAGGAAAATGCGGTGGTTCGTTACCacacaaaacaaacaaaataaagCATAGCATAGTAATACCTATAGTTCAATTTCAGTTTATACTTGTGAGAATGTGGAAACTCGCACGATTCGCTTCCGCCTCCAACTTCGCCGCCCGATCTCGCCGCTTCTCCGTCGCGATTCCTGGTCCCTGCATTGTTCACAAGCGCGGTGCCGACATCCTCCACGATCCCTGGTTCAACAAGGTTTTCAAATCctccctctttctctcttctacTAGTATTCAAGTTTTTCGAATTTAATTCAACTTTTGCTCGGTTTCTCCTAATTTTTGGGGTGCGATTTTGATTTGAtgacttttcattttctgattTGGTTTTTGTTTGATTTGATGTGAAACCGAGTCCCAAGTGTAGGTCACTTATGGAGTCATTTTACTCTTGGTGGTAGTTAATGTGCATATGATggttatatgaaaataaattggTGCTAATTTATAGAGAGACAGATGAAAAATTGGCGTTTTGTTTTACATAATCTATTGTATTGTATGATGTTAAATTGGTCACATGTCTCATGAATAACACTTTTTTCACAGCCATTCTTCAGGATCCTTAACatctcaatttttttgttttgttttttgctttgaaattcttggAATGCAGGATACTGGGTTCCCTTTAACTGAAAGGGATAGATTGGGGCTTCGTGGTCTTCTTCCTCCTCGTGTCATATCATTCGAGCAGCAATATGATCGCTTCAGTAAGTTCGAGGCTTACTCTTCTGATATTATATGCATCTGGTTTAGTTGTGTTTTGCCTATCTTCTGAAAGCTGTATTATGCGCTTTCCTAGTGTTACTGGGTTTGTGCTTTTTATCGATTTTTAGTTTTATTCTTCAGTAATGTTTGATCGCCTTATTTATTCTCAGTGAATTCATACCGATCTTTAGAGAAGAATACTCAGTGTCAACCAGAAAAAGTTGTTTCCTTAGCAAAATGGAGAATCTTAAATAGACTGCATGACAGGAATGAAACTTTGTACTACAGAGTGAGTTTGACGATGAAGTTTGCTtactttctattttcttttctttttttaactaAATTTGCTTGTTCATGTAAGTGCATTATCGAATTTTGTTATGTGATTCTGTGTCTTTTATTTCTCTTCAGGTTCTTATTGATAATATAAAAGAGTTTGCTCCAATAATATATACTCCCACAGTTGGATTAGTATGTCAAAATTATTCAGGATTATTTAGACGTCCGCGTGGAATGTATTTTAGCGCCAAAGATAAAGGAGAGATGATGTCCATGATATATAACTGGCCAGCTCAAGAGGTATTGCATTAATTTCAGTAAATGCTGCATTGTAAGTTTCTTATTGAAATTGGAAATAGCTTTTTCCCTTCACTCTTCCCTTCTAATCCCTATTCCCTACACAGTAGTATTATTCAAGATTATGAACTTTTGAACTATTGGATCACTTATTTGAATCCTCTAATTCTATTGCTGAGTTTTGTAAATTTCTGCCCTTTAGTGATGAACAGAAATTCAGTTGGCTCAGATTTGTaatattttcttataatttaataaattttctcaAACATTCCTTCTTAAGGAAGGTTTGTCTAGGTTTCTACCTTTGAGGGGAGGTTTGTGAAAATTAAGGAAAACTCACAGGAGGTTGGAATATTTTTACTCTTATTTCTTCTAGAAAGGGAGATTCTTTTATGCTGTCAAAATATGTACCGTAGATAAAATTGATACCTATGTAGATTTTTTTCTCCTTTAGTGAAATGATTCAGGTCGCACATCTCTGACTGTGTTTACCCTGCTATTACATTGGTGCTTTTTGGTTCATTAAGTGCAAAATTGGCTTGTATTTCCGTTTGTTATGTTAGGTTTTCATCTTCTTGTGCTCTGTTGCAGGTAGACATGATTGTGTTGACAGATGGAAGTAGAATTCTTGGCTTAGGTGATCTTGGAGTTCAGGGAATTGGAATACCCATAGGAAAACTTGATGTATATGTTGCTGCTGCTGGTATCAATCCACGAAGAGTATGCTTCTTTTTAACTGTCTTTTACTTTTTCAGTCTGATGTTTTCCAATTTCAAGCGACCAAAGATCATTAATGCGGAATAATATGTCAATTAGGTTTCTTTTGTTAACTACCACTTGATACATGAAGCAGTAACACTTGTTAACTCACCATATGTTGTTTTTCCAACCTGGCAGATACTTCCAGTCATGCTAGATGTTGGCACCAACAATCAAAAGCTACTTCAAGACCGACTTTGTGAGTTGCAGCTCTGTTCTTTTAAAccttttgtttatttatttagagCTGTTATTTGTGTTATCGTTTCATTTATTAGGGAGTAGGGACCAAGGATGGACCCAAAAAAATTATGTTGGATGGGCCaaagcaaaattttatttttatttagcaCCACAAATGGCATTAAGTTCCCATATCTAAAACACTGGACATGATTAATAAACTGTGGATTGTGGCTTTGAAAATTAAGTATCAAGGCTTTAAGATTCCAAACAATTAAGAAGGATTAGGACCGATTCACTCATTCCTTTCTTAGCTACCATTGTTACTCTTTAGAATTAACCACCTTGCTTTATACGTTTGAGTCTCTGCTCATCTCACCCTGGCTATGTCCCTAAATCTTGAGTTGCTGCTCCATGAAAACTTCCTTGCTAAATATTTAAGCTCTGTGCAAAGCTTATCTGGAAGTTTATAACAGTTACCATAGAAGAAATTGCCAAAGTCACTTAGAATAAATTTTTTAGACTGTTAATAAGTTCAAGCATTTGAACTTTTCAAGCTTGAGCTTTCAGTGGCCATAGCCCCTGCCTGCTCTAACATGTTACTTTAGATTTGAATTGCTGCAGTatattgtatattttttattgattttttttacacattcttgattactttatccttgatttgtaattttattctgaaaatgcAAATATCATATTGAAAGCTAGCAAGCTTATTTATCTTAGTTGATATCCTCAAAGGTATTGGCTTATCTGGTGTTGTTTCCACGTGACAGATTTAGGACTTAGACAACCAAGGTTGGAAGGTGAAGAGTATCTATCAATTGTGGATGAATTCATGGAAGCTGTTTATTCTCGTTGGCCCAAGGCCATTGTGcaggtttgtttgtttttttctcctttCCCTGGTGATATGTGCAGGTTTGTATTTATTCTAGCACATGTTACTCTCAATGTTCACTTTAGATTTTATCTTCTAACTAGATTGTTGTGCTAATTTTATCAGTTTGAGGATTTCCAAATGAAATGGGCTTTCGAAACCCTGGAACGGTATCAGAAAAGGTTCTGCATGTTTAATGATGATATACAGGTGAGAGTGATATTAAGTTATTGTTAATGAAGAAAATGTCCGAGGTGTTATTTAATGCAGTGTGCTATTGGAGGAGCCACTGAAACTTTACTTCATGCTCTACAGGGCACTGCTGGTGTTGCACTCGCTGGATTATTGGGAACTGTAAGAGCCCAAGGTCGACCGCTGTCTGATTTTGTGAACCAAAAGATTGTTGTGGTTGGAGCTGGGAGGTACTTGGCAAACTGATTGTGATGGACATAATATTGAGtgttcattttcttttgttgaTTGTTATTCTATCACACACCTTGTTATAACTATTTTGTGTCTCAATCTTTTGGCCTGGATTGCAGTGCAGGACTTGGAGTTCTAAAAATGGCCATCCAAGCAGTGGCAAAGATGTGTGGGTGCAGTGAATTAGCCGCCAAAAGTCAATTCTTTTTGATTGATAAAGATGTATGCTTTTACAAACTTCGCTAGCATTGTTAGTCCTTTTGCAATTGAAAACCTTAATTGTGCTGGACTGTTGGCTTTCATATCTAAAATATAATGACTAggtcaattgtgatttttgacTGAACATGTAATCCAAACATCATTTATCTTCATAATACTCTTTgtcttgatttatttttataccTAATGTTGTTGACctataaaagaaataaataattatgtcCATTCAGTTTTTTGATGCTGTTATAGTTTTATTCAATTATTTATGTATATTTTCTTGTTAAATTAAGTCAACAATGCTATCTTTGTATGCAGGGTCTTGTCACAACCGAAAGGAGCAATCTGGCTCCAGCTGCAGCCCCATTTGCTAAAAATCCAAGAGATATAGAGGGGCTTTCTGAGGGTTCTAGTATAATTGATGTGGTAAATTTTACAGGATTCAATTATTGAGGAATACTTTGTTTGCTTAAGGCTAATGCTCTTTTAATgttgaaaataattattttaattttaattaactaAACAATTTCACTTTCGTGATGTTAATTTTAAAGATTTATGCATGATACTAATTCACACCATCCTTTATTTGTCAAACCTATTGATCTTTAGGTTAAGAAGGTTAAACCACATGTGCTTGTTGGTTTGTCTGGTGTTGGTGGTATTTTCAATGAGGAGGTAATTGCCTTCTACAATCGTGCTTCTATCATGTCTCTTTGATAGCTTTGGGTACTGTGAACTTTTACGCTATTAAGATTCTTAATTTAACGGTTGAGATTCGGCTCAGGTGCTTAAGGCAATGAGAGAATCTGTTTCAACAAAACCTGCAATCTTTGCCATGTCTAATCCCACCATGAATGGTTTGTTTGTACTCATTAAGCACTCACAAtttcttaataattttttatgtctTTTCGTTTTGACATTTTATGTGTTATGGGGGGACAGCTGAGTGCACTGCTATTGATGCTTTTAGACATGCTGGGGAAAATATAGTGTTTGCAAGTGGAAGCCCTTTTGAAAATGTGGATCTTGGTAATATGTCTTTCATTGGTTTGGAAGAATCTAGTATTTCTCAGATTTTCCTCAGCTCTTGAATCTGCAATTAAAATTTTGTGCAGGTAATGGAAAAGTTGGCCATGTAAATCAAGCAAACAACATGTACCTTTTCCCAGGGTAGGGCATGTCTTCTTGGCATATATCTTTCGTGAATTATACCTATCAATTGAATTTATTTTGTAACTTCTTTTTTAACCTTTTCATTTCAGAATTGGTTTAGGAACTCTTCTTTCAGGTGCACGTCTTATAACAGATGGTATGTTGCAGGCAGCTTCCGAATGGTATGATGTTAATTTGGACaaatgtttctttttatttaccaaaagctatatgttggtcctATTTTTAGGCAGTTATTTTCTTGCCCTGAAATACATGTGCCTGTATGCTGATAGTATTTTTCACTGCTACAGTTGTCAACAACTTGATAACTCTACACATGGTAGTCATTAGCAGTAGGTTTTTGGATACTTCTTATGTTCAATGCGTTTCTTCTGCAAGTTATATGTTAAAATTTGTACGTTTTTAGTACTAGTTTTTTTGGTTCTAGAGCGCACTCGCCACAGGTTTTAGGGTAGCTTCTATCTCCACTGCATTTCTTCTGCAAGTTATATGATGAAAATTTtgttacttaattttttttaaacctgGACTTGAGTTACCAATTCCATAACCATTTCATTAAATTGCATCTTTACATACTGTTGTTCTAACAGCCTTGCTTCATACATGGTTGAGGATGATATCTTAAAAGGAATTCTGTATCCATCAATTGATAGGTAATATTTCTTTTTACCCTTGAGatcttttgatttttgtttttttcgcAGTTCTGCTTTTCTTGTTGTCCTTTACAAGAGCAAATGAAGTGCAATTTTTTTACGAACTTAAAACTTGGTTATATATGAATGGTGTCTTGCACTTAGATGCTGAGTTTGATAACAAATATCAGTATGTTGATGAAGTTATCTCTTGTCAGAGATGTTCAGTCATTTCCTAAATTTAAAAGCTTCAAATATTGTTTAAAAGATGTATATTCAACTTTCCGAAAGAAATGGTTTgttgatttgtttgtttgtcAATAAGCTAATTCTTTAGTATAATGTGTTTCTCTTATTTACGCTACTTTGTGTGTTGCAGCATACGAGAAGTTACAGCTGAGGTTGGGGCTGCAGTGCTTCGAGCTGCAGTTGAAGAAGATCTGGCAGACGGACGTGATGATGTGGGGCCCAGAGAACTTGCACACATGTCAAAAGTATGGAAAACTTTCATATTATACATTATTTTGATATTTCTAAGCATAGTCATTAAGGTTCTGAAGTATATGGAGTTAGTAGTTTTCAAATTGAATGGACTTCTAACCccagtgaagaaaattcttgctTCCACTTTCAATGCTTTGGAAATAGTGAAAATTGAAATCCAAAAATCATCAACTTGGATTGAGAAGAAACATCTGAAATCCAAACACGCTCTCTAAAAAATGTCATTTTCATCCGTggaattttctttttaatcttCTGGGACTAAATTGTTATCATTTTTCATCTTTCAGAACTCAATCAGAGCCTTTTATCTTTCAgggatgaaaatgaaaattccaTCCTTCAGAGACTAACTCCATATTAATAAGGGATCAAAATGTTTGTTTACTCATTTAGACATAGGTTAAAGTATATATTAGGTCTCAGTGAAATTGTCAATATTTAGTtgtcaaaaaaagaagaaaagaaattgTCAATATTTGGTTCTAATCTATAATTTTTAATACATCCCTATTTTGAGCCGCAATGATTTTATATGCTTTCTGTGTAAAA
This portion of the Lotus japonicus ecotype B-129 chromosome 3, LjGifu_v1.2 genome encodes:
- the LOC130746056 gene encoding NAD-dependent malic enzyme 2, mitochondrial, which codes for MWKLARFASASNFAARSRRFSVAIPGPCIVHKRGADILHDPWFNKDTGFPLTERDRLGLRGLLPPRVISFEQQYDRFMNSYRSLEKNTQCQPEKVVSLAKWRILNRLHDRNETLYYRVLIDNIKEFAPIIYTPTVGLVCQNYSGLFRRPRGMYFSAKDKGEMMSMIYNWPAQEVDMIVLTDGSRILGLGDLGVQGIGIPIGKLDVYVAAAGINPRRILPVMLDVGTNNQKLLQDRLYLGLRQPRLEGEEYLSIVDEFMEAVYSRWPKAIVQFEDFQMKWAFETLERYQKRFCMFNDDIQGTAGVALAGLLGTVRAQGRPLSDFVNQKIVVVGAGSAGLGVLKMAIQAVAKMCGCSELAAKSQFFLIDKDGLVTTERSNLAPAAAPFAKNPRDIEGLSEGSSIIDVVKKVKPHVLVGLSGVGGIFNEEVLKAMRESVSTKPAIFAMSNPTMNAECTAIDAFRHAGENIVFASGSPFENVDLGNGKVGHVNQANNMYLFPGIGLGTLLSGARLITDGMLQAASECLASYMVEDDILKGILYPSIDSIREVTAEVGAAVLRAAVEEDLADGRDDVGPRELAHMSKEETVEYVRHNMWFPVYSPLVHEK